From a region of the Nitrospira sp. genome:
- a CDS encoding YjbQ family protein, whose amino-acid sequence MTETFRIKTRQKKDIFDLTERLSDAIEQAGVNDGLCTVFVSHTTAAITTGEIGEGTEQDLLDVVEAMIPMIRFRHAHNPSHAWSHMASSILGPSLTIPISEGRLLLGTWQSVLLVELDGPRERTVHVTMLSNGSL is encoded by the coding sequence ATGACGGAAACCTTCCGAATCAAGACCCGCCAAAAGAAGGACATCTTCGATCTAACCGAGCGGCTGTCCGACGCGATTGAACAAGCCGGGGTGAACGATGGACTCTGTACGGTCTTCGTCTCCCACACGACGGCGGCGATCACGACTGGGGAAATCGGCGAGGGCACCGAACAGGATTTGCTCGACGTGGTGGAAGCGATGATCCCGATGATTCGATTTCGCCATGCGCACAATCCCTCCCATGCCTGGTCCCACATGGCGTCATCCATCCTGGGTCCCTCTTTGACGATTCCCATCTCCGAAGGCCGCCTCCTTCTCGGCACATGGCAGTCCGTCCTATTGGTAGAACTTGACGGCCCGCGCGAGCGAACGGTGCACGTGACGATGTTATCGAACGGATCCCTGTGA
- a CDS encoding metal-sulfur cluster assembly factor — MTIEKQGAGSDPRVMEALRQVVDPELGINIVDLGLVYGSEVRDGQVHVTMTMTTPACPMEELLMEMVHSAILRELSDARSVEVDLVWDPAWKPDMMSAAAKAQLGRT; from the coding sequence ATGACCATAGAGAAACAGGGAGCGGGATCAGATCCTCGGGTGATGGAGGCGCTGCGTCAGGTGGTGGATCCCGAGTTGGGGATCAATATCGTCGACTTGGGGTTGGTCTATGGCAGCGAGGTCCGCGATGGCCAGGTGCATGTCACGATGACGATGACGACGCCGGCTTGCCCGATGGAAGAACTGTTGATGGAAATGGTGCATTCGGCGATCTTGCGTGAGCTGTCTGACGCACGTTCCGTGGAGGTCGATCTGGTATGGGATCCGGCGTGGAAGCCGGACATGATGAGCGCGGCCGCCAAAGCGCAACTGGGGCGGACGTGA
- a CDS encoding hemerythrin domain-containing protein, with product MTQPDMKGPGPITSVLAEDHRRLDELLCSAATTADRVDQATYDQFRVGLLRHIGMEEKLLMPALQRWRGGEPLTIAAKLRLDHGALATLLMPTPTTQILATIRRILSDHNRLEEGPDGLYALCDQLPTAEMEPLLAALRAAPLLSVMRHSDSPAVIKTLEGALARAGYRLETLAPLEEEES from the coding sequence ATGACACAGCCAGACATGAAAGGGCCGGGGCCCATCACGAGCGTGCTGGCGGAGGATCATCGACGACTGGACGAGCTGTTGTGTTCCGCGGCAACCACTGCCGATCGGGTAGATCAGGCGACCTACGATCAATTTCGCGTGGGTTTGCTGAGGCACATCGGCATGGAGGAAAAGTTGTTGATGCCCGCGTTGCAGCGCTGGCGAGGCGGGGAACCATTGACGATCGCGGCGAAGCTGCGACTCGATCACGGCGCGCTGGCGACCTTGCTCATGCCTACGCCAACCACTCAGATTCTCGCAACGATTCGCCGGATTTTGTCAGATCACAATCGATTGGAAGAAGGCCCTGATGGTCTCTATGCCCTCTGCGATCAGTTGCCGACTGCGGAGATGGAACCACTGTTGGCTGCCCTGCGGGCTGCGCCGCTTCTGAGCGTCATGCGGCATTCCGACAGCCCGGCGGTCATAAAAACCTTGGAGGGCGCACTCGCCAGGGCCGGGTATCGTCTCGAGACGCTCGCTCCGCTTGAGGAGGAAGAATCCTGA
- a CDS encoding efflux RND transporter permease subunit, whose translation MRSFTDVFIKHPVLAVVINLVIVLVGWRALTTLPVQQYPKIESSSIIITTVYYGASAETVRGFLTTPIERVVSAISGVDYLESTSRAGISTVTVHLKLNHNSTAALAEVTARLQQVRSELPAEAEPPAVEVQRADRPYASFYLSFTSPERTVPALTDWLLRSLQPQFATLAGVQRVTIEGGRQIAMRVWIDPDRLAAYNLSPGDVQAALRRNNYLAAVGRTKGNLVQINLLANTDLRSTEEFEDLIVTDRGGAIVRLRDVARVENGAEEAEVVAKYNRTEGVYLGIWPLVGSNEIEVAHRLREEMDRIRPTLPKDIDMQLVWDGTMFMRSALAEITKTLGETVLIVATVVFLFMGSVRTALVPLVAMPVSLVGAAIFMYAFGFSLNLLTILAIVLSVGLVVDDAIVVVENVERHVREGKSRIQAALLGSRELVGPIIAMTITLAAVYAPIGFQGGLTGSLFLEFAMTLAAAVVLSGVVAITLSPVMSSYFVHPEGREGRLTMLVNRVFDATRAGYGRLLDGALEMRWAIVVAALLVMVAAWPLYQFSRQELAPVEDQSHISLFLEAAPDSTVAATNQDSLKVIDALRAFPEARFTWSLTSSWGGFGGLVAKDWRERSRSTELMYGQVYGAVSQIPGLRVFPRLDPPLPTPGQYDVELILESQLPAEQLMETTAAVLGAGWQSGKFLYVDTDLKLDLPEARVVIDRERLADLGFDLARVGQELGTLLGGAYVNRFNFYDRSYKVIPQIGDKDRATLDPLLDLKIKTPGGQLVPVSTFTHIETSTAPRTLNRFQQRNAVRIFGGVKPGVTKDEALRVLETAAAAIAGSRATLDYAGESRQIRHEGSALIVTLGFAVVLIYLVLAAQFQSFRDPLIVLLGSVPLAISGALVFSFLNLTTINIYSQVGLITLVGLIAKNGILIVEFANTLQARGLSKTAALREAAMTRLRPVLMTSAATVFGHLPLVLVSGPGAAARNSIGMVLVTGMTVGTLFTLFVVPVFYSLIATRHQPAEEFDAAEEPGLQLAGAKG comes from the coding sequence ATGCGTTCATTCACCGATGTCTTCATCAAACACCCGGTCTTGGCTGTGGTGATCAATCTGGTCATTGTGCTTGTCGGCTGGCGCGCGTTGACGACACTGCCCGTGCAGCAATATCCCAAGATTGAAAGTTCGTCGATCATCATCACGACCGTCTATTACGGGGCCAGTGCCGAAACGGTGCGAGGGTTTCTGACCACGCCGATCGAACGGGTGGTGTCGGCCATCAGCGGCGTCGATTATCTGGAATCCACCAGCCGGGCCGGTATCAGCACCGTTACGGTCCATCTGAAATTGAACCACAACAGCACGGCGGCGCTGGCCGAAGTGACGGCACGCCTTCAACAGGTCCGGTCGGAGTTGCCGGCAGAAGCGGAACCGCCGGCGGTGGAGGTGCAGCGGGCGGATCGTCCCTATGCGTCGTTTTATCTGAGTTTCACCTCGCCGGAGCGCACGGTGCCGGCCTTGACGGATTGGTTGCTGCGGTCGCTCCAACCGCAATTCGCCACTTTGGCCGGCGTGCAGCGCGTGACGATCGAAGGTGGACGACAGATTGCCATGCGGGTCTGGATCGATCCGGACCGTCTGGCCGCCTATAACCTCTCGCCCGGTGACGTGCAAGCGGCGTTGCGTCGCAACAATTATCTGGCCGCTGTCGGCCGGACGAAGGGCAACCTGGTGCAGATTAATCTCCTGGCGAACACGGATCTTCGGAGCACCGAAGAGTTCGAGGATCTCATCGTCACGGATCGCGGCGGAGCCATCGTGCGGTTGAGAGACGTAGCGCGAGTAGAGAACGGCGCTGAGGAAGCCGAGGTGGTGGCCAAGTACAACCGCACGGAAGGGGTGTACCTCGGCATCTGGCCGCTGGTGGGTTCGAACGAGATCGAGGTGGCGCATCGGCTGCGGGAGGAAATGGACCGGATTCGCCCGACATTGCCGAAGGACATCGACATGCAGTTGGTGTGGGACGGCACCATGTTCATGCGGAGCGCGTTGGCGGAAATCACCAAGACGCTCGGTGAAACGGTGTTGATCGTGGCGACGGTGGTCTTTCTCTTCATGGGCTCGGTGCGGACGGCCCTGGTGCCGCTGGTCGCCATGCCGGTGTCGTTGGTCGGCGCGGCGATCTTCATGTACGCCTTCGGCTTCAGCCTGAATCTGTTGACGATCCTCGCCATCGTGTTGTCGGTGGGATTGGTCGTGGACGATGCGATCGTCGTCGTTGAGAACGTCGAGCGGCACGTGCGAGAAGGCAAATCCCGAATACAGGCTGCGCTGCTCGGTTCGCGTGAACTGGTCGGGCCTATCATCGCGATGACGATCACGCTGGCCGCTGTCTATGCCCCGATCGGGTTTCAAGGTGGCTTGACCGGATCGCTGTTTTTGGAGTTTGCGATGACCCTGGCCGCCGCCGTGGTCTTGTCTGGCGTGGTGGCGATCACGCTCTCGCCGGTGATGAGTTCGTATTTCGTGCACCCTGAAGGCCGGGAAGGGCGGTTGACCATGCTGGTGAATCGGGTCTTCGACGCGACGCGCGCGGGCTATGGACGTTTGCTCGACGGGGCGTTGGAGATGCGTTGGGCGATTGTCGTTGCGGCCCTGTTGGTGATGGTCGCGGCCTGGCCCTTGTATCAATTTTCCCGGCAGGAGTTGGCGCCGGTGGAAGATCAGAGCCACATCAGCCTCTTTCTCGAAGCCGCACCGGATTCGACGGTGGCAGCCACGAACCAGGATTCTTTGAAGGTGATTGATGCCCTCCGGGCGTTCCCCGAGGCGCGCTTCACCTGGTCGCTCACCTCATCGTGGGGTGGCTTTGGCGGCCTGGTTGCAAAAGATTGGCGTGAGCGGTCTCGTTCGACTGAGCTGATGTATGGCCAAGTCTATGGCGCGGTCTCGCAAATTCCTGGGCTGCGCGTCTTCCCACGACTCGATCCGCCCCTGCCGACGCCGGGGCAGTATGACGTGGAATTGATTTTGGAAAGTCAGTTGCCTGCCGAGCAGTTGATGGAAACAACGGCGGCTGTGCTCGGCGCCGGCTGGCAGAGCGGCAAATTTCTGTATGTCGATACAGACCTTAAACTCGATTTGCCTGAGGCGCGCGTCGTCATCGATCGTGAGCGGCTGGCCGATTTGGGGTTCGACCTGGCGCGTGTCGGGCAGGAACTGGGCACGCTACTCGGCGGCGCCTACGTGAATCGGTTCAATTTCTATGACCGGAGCTACAAGGTCATTCCGCAGATCGGCGACAAGGATCGCGCCACGCTGGATCCGCTGCTGGATTTGAAGATCAAGACGCCCGGCGGGCAGTTGGTCCCGGTGTCGACCTTTACCCACATCGAGACCAGCACCGCGCCACGAACGTTGAATCGGTTCCAACAACGTAATGCGGTCCGCATCTTCGGCGGAGTGAAGCCGGGCGTGACGAAGGACGAAGCGCTGCGTGTGCTGGAAACTGCCGCGGCGGCCATCGCCGGTTCTCGTGCGACGCTCGATTATGCCGGCGAATCGCGCCAGATCAGGCATGAGGGGTCGGCCCTCATCGTGACGCTGGGATTCGCCGTCGTGTTGATCTATCTGGTGCTGGCTGCGCAGTTTCAGAGTTTCCGTGATCCGTTGATCGTGCTCTTAGGTTCGGTGCCGTTGGCCATTTCCGGGGCGCTCGTCTTTAGTTTTCTGAACCTCACGACGATCAACATCTATTCGCAGGTCGGCTTGATCACGCTGGTGGGCCTCATTGCGAAGAACGGCATTCTGATCGTGGAATTCGCCAATACCTTGCAAGCGCGTGGTTTGTCGAAGACGGCGGCGCTGCGCGAGGCGGCGATGACGCGGTTGCGCCCCGTGTTGATGACTTCGGCGGCGACGGTGTTCGGCCATCTGCCGCTGGTGCTGGTGTCGGGGCCCGGTGCGGCGGCGCGGAACAGCATCGGCATGGTGCTGGTCACGGGCATGACGGTCGGCACGCTGTTCACGCTGTTCGTGGTGCCGGTGTTCTATTCGTTGATCGCGACGCGGCATCAACCGGCGGAGGAGTTCGATGCAGCCGAGGAGCCGGGCTTGCAGCTCGCCGGTGCAAAGGGGTGA
- a CDS encoding efflux RND transporter periplasmic adaptor subunit, protein MNRRGWIGSSLLMLTVIGVGMGLAVWKYGSIQDQAAASTNQPEPMEVVTLAVARAVDHHHTATSIGTVLALRSITLRNELAGTVSQVRFTPGQIVEAGTVLVALDVSVEEADLRAQQAQAVLARTVLNRRRALTQDLAAAQEEVDRAGADLDVVQAQIARTKALIARKTIRAPFRARVGLADVHPGQYLNEGTQLTTLQGIDEAVHVDFAVPQHVAAGLRQDDMVDVYPAGETAALHAKIVALDARIDPATRNAMVRARIDRSSSMPSPGAAVRIKVRVGAPRSAVAIPVNAVRKGPGGDQVFVINPDGQGKSRAQLRHVESGAMLGDDIIVYAGLNAGEQVAASGAFKLRDGVLIVAVGGPVAKSDATPSPEQP, encoded by the coding sequence ATGAATCGTCGTGGATGGATCGGGTCGTCGTTGCTGATGCTGACGGTGATCGGAGTCGGGATGGGGTTGGCAGTGTGGAAATACGGCAGCATCCAAGACCAAGCCGCTGCCTCGACCAATCAACCGGAGCCGATGGAAGTCGTCACGCTCGCTGTGGCCAGGGCCGTTGACCATCACCACACTGCGACGTCGATCGGGACCGTGTTGGCCCTCCGCTCCATTACCCTCCGCAATGAATTGGCCGGGACGGTGAGCCAGGTGCGGTTCACACCGGGCCAAATTGTCGAAGCCGGCACGGTGCTGGTCGCCCTCGATGTCTCGGTGGAGGAAGCCGACCTTCGGGCACAGCAGGCCCAAGCCGTGTTGGCCCGTACTGTCCTCAACCGGCGGCGGGCGCTGACACAGGATCTTGCTGCCGCGCAGGAAGAGGTTGATCGCGCCGGGGCGGACCTCGACGTCGTGCAGGCTCAAATCGCACGCACAAAAGCGTTGATCGCCCGCAAAACCATCCGCGCACCGTTCCGTGCCCGGGTCGGCCTCGCCGATGTGCACCCGGGACAATATCTGAATGAAGGCACGCAGCTCACGACGCTACAGGGCATCGATGAAGCCGTGCATGTGGACTTTGCGGTGCCGCAGCATGTGGCGGCTGGATTGCGACAGGATGACATGGTCGATGTGTATCCGGCCGGTGAGACTGCTGCGCTTCACGCCAAGATCGTAGCATTGGACGCGCGCATCGACCCCGCGACACGTAATGCCATGGTGCGCGCCAGAATCGATCGTTCCTCCTCCATGCCATCACCAGGCGCGGCCGTGCGGATCAAAGTGCGGGTCGGTGCGCCGCGCAGCGCGGTGGCGATTCCGGTCAATGCGGTGCGCAAGGGACCTGGAGGTGATCAGGTGTTCGTGATCAACCCTGATGGCCAAGGCAAGTCACGCGCGCAGCTCCGTCACGTGGAGAGTGGCGCGATGTTGGGTGATGACATCATCGTCTATGCCGGGCTCAACGCCGGAGAGCAGGTCGCGGCATCCGGTGCGTTTAAATTGCGTGATGGCGTGCTGATCGTGGCCGTCGGCGGACCGGTCGCCAAGTCCGATGCCACGCCTTCGCCCGAGCAACCGTGA
- a CDS encoding NAD(P)/FAD-dependent oxidoreductase: protein MDPKRTRVVILGGGFGGLAAAQVLRDADLDITLIDRTNHHLFQPLLYQVATAALSPGDIAWPLRTIFRSRRNVRVVMGEVQAIDRAARQVQVMGQPPCAYDALIVAVGSRHAYFSRPDWEGYAPGLKTLADAVALRARMLMAFEQEERRAATAADTKSLTFVIVGGGPTGVELAGAMAEIGRNAMLPDFPSLQRDAVRILLVEAGPRLLPGFPPDLSAHAQTALESMGVTVLLSQPVRDVGPTGVALDGQFIETRNIIWAAGNRAAPLLSSLKAPLDKAGRVLVRPDLTVPDDDWVFVIGDAAAVQDGQGHFLPGLAPVAMQEGRYVATVIEDRMPSTKRAAFRYVDRGILATIGRAKAVAQFGPIHVSGFWAWLLWCTVHIFFLIGFRNRFRVVSEWIWYYLTFKPGARLIDQSQDPPHS from the coding sequence ATGGACCCGAAGCGAACACGGGTGGTCATTCTCGGCGGGGGATTCGGGGGATTGGCCGCGGCGCAAGTGCTACGAGACGCCGACCTCGACATCACGCTCATCGACCGCACCAACCATCATCTCTTTCAGCCATTGCTGTACCAAGTGGCTACGGCGGCACTTTCTCCCGGTGACATCGCCTGGCCTCTGCGGACCATCTTCCGGTCCCGGCGGAACGTCCGCGTGGTGATGGGGGAGGTTCAGGCCATCGATCGTGCGGCCAGACAGGTGCAGGTCATGGGCCAGCCTCCCTGTGCGTATGACGCCTTGATCGTGGCGGTCGGCTCCCGACACGCGTACTTCAGCCGTCCCGATTGGGAGGGGTATGCTCCCGGACTCAAGACGCTTGCCGACGCGGTCGCCTTGCGTGCGCGCATGCTGATGGCCTTCGAACAGGAGGAGCGTCGGGCTGCCACGGCAGCCGACACGAAATCGTTGACCTTCGTAATTGTGGGTGGCGGACCTACCGGCGTGGAACTGGCCGGAGCCATGGCGGAGATCGGCCGCAATGCCATGCTTCCGGATTTCCCCTCTTTACAGCGGGACGCGGTCAGGATTCTGCTCGTCGAGGCGGGCCCAAGACTGCTCCCGGGATTTCCCCCTGATCTCTCTGCGCATGCACAGACGGCACTGGAGTCGATGGGCGTCACCGTTCTCCTGAGCCAGCCCGTGCGTGACGTCGGCCCCACGGGAGTGGCACTCGACGGGCAGTTCATCGAGACCCGCAACATCATCTGGGCAGCCGGCAATCGAGCCGCTCCCCTCCTATCCTCTCTCAAGGCCCCCTTGGACAAGGCCGGCCGGGTTCTCGTGCGGCCGGACCTGACGGTTCCGGATGACGACTGGGTGTTCGTGATCGGCGATGCTGCTGCGGTGCAGGATGGGCAAGGTCATTTCCTCCCAGGGTTGGCTCCGGTCGCCATGCAGGAGGGGCGGTATGTGGCGACGGTGATTGAGGATCGCATGCCGTCGACCAAGCGGGCGGCATTTCGTTATGTTGATAGAGGGATCTTGGCCACCATCGGGCGCGCCAAGGCTGTGGCACAATTCGGGCCGATTCATGTATCGGGCTTCTGGGCTTGGCTGCTCTGGTGCACCGTGCATATTTTCTTTCTGATCGGTTTCCGTAATCGCTTCCGGGTCGTTTCCGAATGGATCTGGTATTACCTGACATTCAAACCCGGCGCTCGATTGATCGACCAATCCCAAGACCCACCCCATTCCTGA
- a CDS encoding sigma 54-interacting transcriptional regulator produces MHEMIPSSVEPAVADYGAALLQVAEEMAAHHDLPSLFQGLAQCLPMVAPFDFVGLVLPDAGKHVMKVHVLETAEARRGTRRLDGLEIPMQDSASGWVWEHQQPILIPSLAEETRFHVGMDALRGIGVQSGCFFPLTTAMRRLGVIGFGSVKPFAFDEGSVTFLHQVAKLVAVAVDNVLHHEDLAHDRDRLRLLLEVNNAVVSHLDLDQLFPAVSACLRRVIQHDGSSLLLCDEQAGRWRIHVLDFDRNENFIEEGRIEESAQSPSCLAITTGNAALFGEQDLLAMGDASPCAQDLLERGIKSFCSVPLLSRNRALGALNVGRRKDAGFGPDDVQLLGQVAQQIAIAVENALAFREIAVLKDKLAKEKVYLEEEIQTAYNFEEIVGESHALKEVLQQVQTVAATDSTVLILGETGSGKELIARALHNLSGRRERTFVKLNCAAIPTGLLESELFGHEKGAFTGAIATKVGRFELADRGTIFLDEVGEIPLELQVKLLRVLQEQEFERLGSTKTMRVNVRVIAATNRDLGHMVQEQKFRSDLYYRLKVFPVTVPPLRERVEDIPVLVRHFVQKFASRMKKHIEAVPTDAMKALQSYGWPGNVRELENFVERAVILSSGSELFVPTAELKRPAALPGGSATTLEEAERDHILKVLRETQWVIGGSSGAAARLGMKRTTLQSKMQKLGIARPV; encoded by the coding sequence ATGCATGAGATGATTCCGAGCAGTGTCGAACCGGCGGTGGCCGATTATGGGGCGGCGTTGCTCCAGGTGGCCGAGGAGATGGCTGCGCACCACGATTTGCCGTCGCTCTTTCAGGGCTTGGCGCAATGCCTGCCTATGGTGGCGCCGTTCGATTTCGTCGGGCTGGTGTTGCCTGATGCCGGGAAGCATGTGATGAAGGTTCATGTGCTGGAAACGGCGGAAGCGCGACGGGGGACGCGACGGCTGGACGGGCTGGAGATCCCGATGCAGGACTCGGCCAGCGGATGGGTGTGGGAACATCAACAGCCGATCCTGATCCCGTCGCTGGCGGAAGAGACGCGGTTTCACGTCGGGATGGATGCCTTGCGCGGAATCGGCGTGCAATCCGGCTGCTTCTTTCCGCTGACGACTGCCATGCGCCGGTTGGGGGTTATTGGGTTCGGCAGTGTCAAGCCCTTTGCCTTCGACGAAGGCAGCGTGACGTTCCTGCATCAGGTGGCCAAGTTGGTGGCGGTGGCCGTGGACAATGTGCTGCATCACGAGGATCTGGCCCACGATCGGGACCGGTTGCGTCTGCTGCTCGAGGTGAACAATGCCGTGGTCTCGCATCTGGATTTGGATCAGTTATTCCCGGCGGTCAGTGCCTGCTTGCGACGGGTGATTCAGCATGACGGGTCGAGCCTGCTGTTGTGCGATGAGCAAGCCGGCCGCTGGCGCATTCATGTGTTGGATTTTGATCGGAACGAAAATTTCATTGAAGAGGGGCGTATCGAGGAGAGCGCACAGTCGCCGTCCTGCCTGGCGATCACGACGGGCAACGCGGCCTTATTTGGAGAGCAGGACCTGCTGGCAATGGGGGACGCCTCACCCTGTGCGCAGGATTTGCTTGAACGCGGCATCAAGTCGTTCTGCTCCGTGCCGCTGCTCTCGCGGAATCGTGCGCTGGGAGCGTTGAATGTCGGTCGGCGCAAAGACGCGGGGTTCGGTCCGGACGATGTGCAATTGCTCGGGCAGGTCGCGCAGCAAATCGCTATTGCGGTCGAGAATGCCCTGGCATTCCGTGAGATCGCGGTACTGAAAGACAAACTGGCCAAGGAAAAAGTCTATCTCGAAGAGGAAATTCAGACGGCCTACAATTTTGAGGAGATCGTCGGGGAAAGCCATGCCCTAAAAGAGGTCCTACAGCAGGTGCAGACGGTTGCCGCGACTGATTCCACCGTTCTGATTCTCGGCGAGACCGGAAGCGGGAAGGAACTGATCGCTCGCGCCCTCCATAATCTGAGCGGTCGCCGGGAACGGACCTTTGTGAAACTGAACTGTGCCGCGATTCCCACCGGTTTGTTGGAAAGCGAACTCTTCGGACATGAAAAGGGGGCCTTCACGGGAGCCATCGCCACGAAGGTTGGACGATTCGAGTTGGCGGACCGGGGGACGATTTTTCTCGATGAGGTGGGGGAGATCCCGCTGGAATTGCAGGTCAAGCTGCTGCGCGTGTTGCAAGAACAGGAGTTCGAACGGTTGGGGAGCACGAAGACGATGCGGGTCAACGTCCGGGTGATCGCCGCCACCAATCGAGATCTAGGCCACATGGTGCAGGAACAGAAATTTCGCAGCGACCTCTACTACCGCCTGAAAGTCTTTCCGGTCACCGTGCCGCCGCTTCGGGAACGAGTCGAGGATATTCCTGTATTGGTCCGGCACTTCGTCCAGAAGTTCGCCTCGCGCATGAAAAAACATATCGAAGCGGTGCCGACCGACGCCATGAAGGCGCTGCAATCCTATGGGTGGCCCGGCAATGTGCGGGAATTGGAAAACTTCGTGGAACGGGCGGTCATTCTGTCATCAGGGTCGGAGCTGTTCGTGCCGACGGCGGAATTGAAACGTCCGGCTGCGTTGCCCGGCGGGTCGGCGACCACACTGGAAGAGGCGGAGCGTGATCATATCCTTAAAGTCCTGCGGGAGACGCAGTGGGTCATCGGCGGATCGTCCGGCGCCGCCGCTCGCTTAGGGATGAAACGCACCACCCTGCAGTCCAAAATGCAGAAACTCGGTATCGCCAGACCCGTGTAA
- a CDS encoding DUF4188 domain-containing protein — MMPNPSQRRTVDLYGFPDLVVIYLGMRVNRWTGLKTLFGFGPKIAGSVAASPDGLLLHEPVIWSLMPPHIGMRQYWRDFDALERWARSDPHRQWWQQFLRDTGGTGFWHETYFMRGGMEAVYNDILQDIGFLRFAPIQPAKGARFTARSRAGRTGESTLPPAVTEEDLDP, encoded by the coding sequence ATGATGCCCAACCCAAGCCAACGTAGGACCGTCGATTTGTACGGGTTTCCTGATCTCGTCGTCATTTACCTCGGCATGCGGGTCAACCGGTGGACCGGGCTGAAAACGCTGTTCGGCTTCGGTCCCAAGATTGCTGGGTCGGTGGCGGCGTCTCCGGACGGTCTGCTGCTGCACGAGCCGGTGATCTGGTCGCTCATGCCGCCTCATATCGGCATGCGACAATATTGGCGGGACTTCGATGCGCTGGAGCGCTGGGCTCGTTCCGACCCCCACCGGCAGTGGTGGCAGCAGTTTCTTCGTGACACCGGCGGGACGGGGTTCTGGCATGAAACGTACTTCATGCGCGGCGGGATGGAGGCGGTCTACAACGACATCCTGCAGGACATCGGATTTCTGCGGTTTGCTCCGATTCAGCCGGCTAAGGGCGCGCGGTTTACTGCCAGAAGCCGAGCCGGACGAACCGGTGAATCGACGTTGCCGCCGGCAGTGACGGAAGAAGATCTGGACCCATAA
- a CDS encoding LemA family protein encodes MGWIILAVLVVLVLLVVGMYNGLVRLRAACESAWADIDVQLKRRYDLLPNLVDTVKAYAAHEKGALEAVITARAKAMAAQGPEAKAAAENQLSQSLRSLFALAEAYPQLRAVESFTQLQGSLNQIEDAVQNARRYYNAVVRDYNAKRLEIPTAFIAQWFGFAGRQFFELTDTVQREPPRVQF; translated from the coding sequence ATGGGTTGGATCATCCTCGCCGTGCTGGTTGTGCTCGTGCTGCTCGTCGTCGGGATGTACAACGGCCTGGTGCGGCTCCGGGCCGCCTGCGAAAGCGCCTGGGCCGACATCGATGTGCAACTCAAACGCCGGTACGACCTGCTTCCCAATCTGGTCGACACCGTCAAGGCCTACGCCGCGCATGAAAAGGGCGCCCTGGAGGCCGTCATCACCGCCCGGGCCAAGGCCATGGCGGCGCAGGGTCCGGAAGCCAAGGCCGCGGCGGAAAACCAACTCTCGCAATCCTTGCGATCGCTCTTTGCGCTGGCGGAAGCCTATCCGCAACTGCGGGCCGTCGAATCGTTTACTCAATTGCAGGGCAGCCTGAATCAGATTGAAGATGCCGTGCAAAACGCCCGGCGGTACTACAATGCGGTGGTGCGCGACTACAATGCCAAGCGGCTGGAAATTCCAACCGCCTTCATCGCGCAATGGTTTGGCTTCGCGGGGCGACAGTTCTTCGAGTTGACCGACACTGTCCAACGCGAACCGCCGCGGGTGCAGTTTTAG